From a region of the Podospora pseudopauciseta strain CBS 411.78 chromosome 7 map unlocalized CBS411.78m_7, whole genome shotgun sequence genome:
- a CDS encoding uncharacterized protein (EggNog:ENOG503PHS3) yields MCYSPRPFGTLYVQTVVSNQSLVQLSLNRIMKHFLMFAAIGVTGLSQALSPPLITASIPLPSDITYSHTQTGCPTVTQTRELCASCPIPACLVLGTITQSCNCPTPIPTVYLDYPCSESCSGIWCATSWAIVQESGCTSTDSTSPSSTATITSKTKPWHNGTYTGHSTKTKTTTITETETDECEPTLTKTTTVTISSEPPVLPTLETSTNLPDVETSITIAPNVTITSRGPGGGGAVSSTSVVEAAAGKMRILGLW; encoded by the exons ATGTGCTACTCCCCTCGCCCTTTCGGTACTCTATACGTCCAGACAGTCGTCTCAAATCAGTCACTCGTTCAACTTTCACTGAACAGAATCATGAAGCACTTTCTCATGTTTGCTGCCATAGGCGTGACAGGGCT ATCCCAGGCTCTCTCCCCGCCCCTGATCACCGCTTCTATCCCTCTCCCATCCGACATCACCTACTCCCACACGCAGACTGGATGTCCAACTGTTACTCAGACACGGGAACTTTGCGCCAGCTGCCCTATTCCAGCTTGTCTTGTGCTTGGAACCATTACGCAGTCCTGCAATTGCCCTACCCCTATCCCTACAGTCTATCTTGACTACCCATGCTCGGAAAGTTGCAGCGGAATCTGGTGCGCGACCAGCTGGGCTATTGTTCAGGAGTCAGGTTGCACATCTACGGACTCAACATCTCCGTCTTCCActgccaccatcaccagcaagaCCAAGCCGTGGCACAACGGCACCTACACTGGTCATagcaccaagaccaagacgaCGACCATCACTGAGACCGAAACAGATGAGTGCGAGCCAACActcaccaagaccaccacAGTGACCATCAGCTCCGAGCCGCCCGTGCTACCGACTTTAGAGACCTCGACGAATCTCCCTGATGTCGAAACCTCCATCACAATCGCACCTAATGTCACCATTACCTCGAGAGGCCCAGGAGGTGGCGGGGCAGTGAGCTCCACGAGCGTGGTCGAGGCGGCTGCTGGAAAGATGCGCATACTTGGATTGTGGTGA
- a CDS encoding uncharacterized protein (EggNog:ENOG503NUM1; COG:V), with protein sequence MADSRSGPQPIHSRSQGRRQSVLSEFIPESLPYPPSFLATSPIVREILARDIAECSSDDDSQTQVSDAESQTDGRPEDAKLAFHPNGVAYGSGYSTIAIQGLDRPVPNPREVEDSLQAEISLLRDNAILPPKHPRSQRNNVFWRLYRRLFSTKIKDHEDPEPIFQDAPVVETTPLLGGGTPEVDETLPTPPAEEIYERFEEAVAAQAIKTTWQRETKTLVQYAAPLIVTFLLHYSVTIGSVLTVGRLGMVELAAVNLATMTASITCYVPVQGLSTCLDTLCAQAYGSGHKHLVGLQAQRMTWLLWILMVPIAVLWWFSEPILSAMVPDQETASLAALFLRVLIVGMPGVAALESGKRFVQSQGLFHATTYALLIGAPVSFALNYLFVFKFDWHFAGAATAMAITQNLLPLLLVAYVRFLDGSQCWNGLTRKAFSNWGPMIKLALPGMIMIEAQFSVLEILTIAAGQFGTAQLAAQSVLVTVTSTSFNIPFPLAIATSTRVANLIGAHLSDAARVTARVAIVAGFIVGCFNLTVFVVLNETIPRIFTEDDEVVGIAKRVILVCALMQIFDALAAVSHGILRGVGRQAIGGYANLFSYYLVALPISLSTAFALDWKLSGLWTGLTMGLAVVSALELLYLYNADWESAVAQAEERMKSEDVSNEAKLSPA encoded by the exons ATGGCCGACTCTCGATCTGGGCCCCAGCCTATCCACAGCCGATCTCAAGGTCGCCGCCAGTCTGTTTTGTCAGAGTTCATCCCCGAAAGCCTGCCATACCCCCCTTCATTTCTAGCGACTTCCCCGATTGTTCGCGAAATCTTGGCCAGAGATATTGCCGAGTGCTCCTCGGACGACGACTCCCAAACCCAGGTATCAGACGCCGAATCACAGACAGATGGTCGTCCCGAAGATGCCAAACTCGCCTTCCACCCCAACGGCGTTGCCTACGGGTCTGGCTACTCAACTATAGCTATTCAAGGATTGGACCGGCCCGTTCCCAATCCGCGCGAGGTCGAAGATTCTCTCCAGGCAGAGATAAGTCTCCTACGCGATAATGCTATTCTGCCACCAAAACATCCACGTTCTCAGCGCAACAATGTCTTTTGGCGCCTTTATCGACGACTTTTCAgcaccaagatcaaggaccACGAAGACCCGGAGCCCATTTTCCAGGATGCCCCCGTCGTTGAGACAACACCTCTCCTCGGAGGAGGAACACCCGAGGTCGACGAGACCCTGCCGACACCTCCCGCCGAGGAGATTTACGAGCGGTTCGAAGAGGCTGTGGCAGCCCAAGCCATCAAGACGACTTGGCAGAGAGAGACCAAGACATTGGTCCAGTACGCAGCTCCCCTGATTGTGACCTTTCTCTTGCACTACTCGGTCACTATTGGGAGTGTCTTGACGGTGGGACGCTTGGGAATGGTGGAGCTGGCCGCCGTGAATC TGGCTACCATGACGGCAAGCATCACCTGCTACGTTCCTGTTCAGGGCCTCTCCACCTGTCTAGACACGCTTTGCGCCCAGGCGTACGGCTCGGGGCACAAGCACCTTGTTGGCCTCCAAGCCCAACGGATGACGTGGCTTCTCTGGATCCTCATGGTGCCCATTGCTGTGCTGTGGTGGTTTTCGGAGCCTATTTTGTCCGCCATGGTCCCAGATCAGGAAACGGCCTCGCTTGCCGCGCTCTTTTTGCGAGTTCTTATCGTAGGAATGCCCGGGGTCGCAGCCTTGGAGAGCGGTAAAAGATTCGTCCAGTCCCAGGGCTTATTTCATGCCACGACGTATGCCTTGCTCATCGGGGCGCCCGTGAGCTTCGCTCTCAATTACTTGTTTGTCTTCAAGTTTGATTGGCACTTTGCGGGGGCCGCCACAGCGATGGCCATTACCCAGAATCTCTTGCCGCTCTTGTTAGTGGCATACGTGCGGTTTTTGGATGGCTCTCAGTGCTGGAACGGTTTGACGCGCAAGGCCTTTAGCAACTGGG GACCCATGATCAAACTGGCGCTACCTGGTATGATCATGATTGAAGCACAGTTCTCCGTGCTGGAAATCTTGACAATCGCCGCTGGCCAATTTGGGACCGCGCAACTTGCAGCACAGAGCGTGCTTGTCACCgtcacctccacctcatTCAACATTCCATTCCCGTTGGCCATTGCCACATCCACTCGAGTCGCCAATCTCATCGGGGCGCACCTGAGCGACGCTGCCCGGGTTACTGCCAGAGTG GCCATTGTCGCAGGATTCATTGTTGGTTGCTTCAACCTGACCGTATTCGTTGTGCTGAACGAGACCATTCCACGCATCTTCACGGAAGATGACGAGGTTGTCGGCATCGCCAAGCGCGTAATTCTTGTCTGTGCTTTAATGCAAATTTTTGATGCCTTGGCTGCTGTGTCTCACGGCATCTTGCGCGGCGTTGGCAGACAGGCCATCGGGGGCTATGCCAACCTGTTTTCGTATTACTTGGTCGCCTTGCCCATCTCGTTGTCGACGGCGTTTGCGCTAGATTGGAAGCTGAGCGGGCTTTGGACAGGACTGACTATGGGGCTTGCTGT TGTGTCGGCACTCGAGCTCCTCTACCTCTACAATGCTGACTGGGAGAGTGCTGTTGCCCAGGCCGAAGAGAGGATGAAGTCTGAGGATGTTTCGAATGAAGCCAAGCTAAGCCCCGCGTGA
- a CDS encoding uncharacterized protein (EggNog:ENOG503PB1H), producing the protein MTDYSSEDLSPSPMPTTHALTYTMAAPSQTSVLDISGRWRFNRKLSDNMKEAYKMQGTSFWTRKLLSFMTIEQEYIKHPYCLPFSDDVVFSFQQTVRRPWFGGCRFNIPMNDNMYILDNEDRAVVLPAPLGPVRVRCRYDFVNRTPTYTKVEKMTTEKNGAQIGQMAFESRMETDPDVGLPERAVMIEVMESLSQLGKGAGWRSTVEWGFEVIAGEKRLVKWAVTVKGSQVAKVKMVYDYVGEPIARSGRGHV; encoded by the exons ATGACAGACTATTCATCAGAAGACTTGTCGCCATCGCCAATGCCCACTACTCACGCTCTCACATACACCATGGCGGCGCCTAGTCAGACTTCAGTACTCGACATCAGTGGCCGCTGGCGCTTCAACCGAAAGCTCTCTGATAACATGAAGGAGGCATACAAGATG CAAGGGACATCTTTCTGGACTCGAAAGCTCCTCTCCTTCATGACCATTGAGCAGGAATACATCAAGCACCCTTACTGCTTACCCTTCTCCGACGATGTGGTCTTTAGCTTTCAACAGACCGTCCGCCGCCCCTGGTTTGGTGGCTGCAGGTTCAACATTCCCATGAACGACAACATGTACATCTTGGACAACGAGGACCGAGCCGTCGTTCTTCCCGCGCCACTAGGGCCGGTGCGTGTACGATGTCGGTATGATTTTGTCAACAGAACACCAACGTACACAAAAGTGGAGAAAATGACAACGGAAAAGAATGGTGCTCAGATCGGACAGATGGCGTTTGAGTCGCGAATGGAGACGGATCCTGATGTCGGCCTACCGGAACGGGCCGTCATGATTGAGGTGATGGAGAGTTTGAGTCAGTTGGGCAAGGGCGCTGGATGGAGGTCGACTGTCGAATGGGGCTTCGAGGTGATTGCTGGGGAGAAAAGGCTGGTCAAGTGGGCCGTAACCGTGAAGGGGAGCCAAGTAGCCaaggtgaagatggtgtACGACTATGTTGGGGAGCCTATTGCACGCTCTGGCCGTGGCCATGTGTAA
- a CDS encoding uncharacterized protein (COG:S; EggNog:ENOG503P94J), whose translation MECQVWLGPRCPPSKLKRQSSREQPNHTSLYFSSSKTPNSTMAANSYTVDSAVLAASIGSAVIYQAMVRAAPSFSRMVIKTASTALLSIFTYLRGGPALLVGALALGSTGDAFLAWNDDTSFLFGLLSFLVAHILYIIHFLHAGPGAGDIVSKLQVLQNGDIWRLGTAGALGMLVPVMIVQLMPKVGKDLRAPVAVYSLTILVMVLMALTLESREIVTGAVMFANSDSILAAGRFLVPATSAHQGWMHHAVWVLYYGGQFLIALGAVGRV comes from the coding sequence ATGGAATGCCAAGTGTGGCTGGGGCCTCGGTGTCCACCGTCAAAACTGAAAAGACAAAGCTCGCGAGAACAACCAAACCACACTTCACTTTATTTCTCATCTTcaaaaaccccaaactcAACCATGGCCGCCAACTCTTACACGGTAGACTCGGCTGTTCTCGCTGCCTCCATTGGCTCAGCAGTTATCTACCAGGCCATGGTCCGCGCAGCGCCGAGCTTTTCGCGCATGGTCATCAAGACAGCTTCGACAGCCCTCCTATCGATCTTCACCTACCTTCGCGGTGGACCAGCTCTGTTGGTGGGTGCTTTGGCCCTGGGCTCAACAGGTGACGCTTTTCTGGCATGGAACGATGATACATCTTTTCTATTCGGTCTGTTGAGCTTCCTAGTTGCGCACATCCTGTACATTATTCACTTTCTCCACGCCGGTCCAGGTGCGGGGGATATCGTTTCCAAACTCCAAGTGCTGCAAAACGGCGATATATGGCGTCTTGGAACTGCGGGGGCTTTGGGTATGTTGGTTCCCGTTATGATTGTGCAGCTGATGCCCAAGGTCGGCAAAGACCTGCGAGCGCCAGTTGCCGTGTACTCGTTGACAATTCTTGTCATGGTTTTGATGGCGCTCACGTTGGAGAGCAGGGAGATTGTCACCGGAGCGGTCATGTTTGCAAACTCAGACTCGATTCTGGCGGCGGGCAGGTTCTTGGTTCCGGCGACATCTGCACACCAGGGCTGGATGCATCATGCTGTTTGGGTCTTGTACTATGGTGGGCAGTTTCTGATTGCACTGGGAGCCGTTGGAAGAGTTTGA